The genomic stretch TCCCAGACGATTTTCATGCGAATCTCTCGAAAGTGCGCCTTCAGCGCTGACCGCAGCGCCGGAGACAAGGTCACCCCAACGGCCTTGGGGACGACTTTGCGATCAACCAAGAAGTTCAATTGAACCGGCGTCGACCCTGCATGGGCGCGGCATATGGCGTCGAGCTTTTCCCGGGCGGCCATGTCTGTCGAGGCCTCGGGGATCCATAGATGCAGCACCGGTTGACGGGTTTCGCCGTTGGGTTTGCCCTCGACAACCTTTTTTTCTCTGAGGGCGGGATCGATCGCCCAAAGGTTCTCGCAAAAGATTCTTTTATTTTCTTCCTCATAGTGGATTTTTCCTTCTACTATGACCGCGGCGTCATCCTGAATTTTTTCGGCGCACTTTTCGAAGGTGCGCGGGAAGACAAGCACATCGACGCCGCCGCTCCAATCCTCGAGGGTGAAATAGGCCATCAATTGGCCTTTCTTGGTGGTGGTCCGCCTTAGAGCGTGGATCACCCCGCCCAGTTTCACCTTCTGCTGGTCATTGTCCGGCTGGATGCGAGCGATCGTCATCGAAATCTGCTGTTCGAGCCAGGGCCGCAGTTCTTCGAGGGGATGGCCGCTGAAGTAGATGCCGAGCAGTTCTTTCTCCATGGCCAGGATCTCACGGTGCGGGAAGTCAGCGATCTCCGGCAGGGGGACGGCTGTCTCGGCAGACAGCCCGCTGGAAAATCCGGAGAAGTCGGAAAGCGCTCCGGCTTCGAAAGGCTCGCCCCGTCCCCCTTCGCCGCCAAAACCGCCAAAGTCAAAGAGGTTCATCTGCCCCGTCGCCAGGTCACGCTGGCGGCGGGCGGCCACCTCCATGCACTTGTCGAGGATCTGCAGAAGGGGCCGGCGCTTGCCCAGGGAGGAGAGCGCCCCTGCCTTGATCAGGCTTTCCAGGACGCGCCGGTTGGCTTGACGGTTGTCGATGCGAGTGCAGAAATCGTCGAGGGAGGTGAAAGGGCCGCCTGTTTCGCGGGCCAGCAGGATCGCGTCGATGGCGCCGCGGCCCACGTTTTTCACGGCTGCAAGGCCGAAGCGGATCTGCAGGCCGCCGGTGAGCGGGTCGGCGACGACGGAAAAATCGATCTCCGAGGCGTTCACATCAGGCGGCAGGACGCGGATGCCGAGGCGCTGGCACTCATCGACATACTGGGCCACCTTTTCCGACGAATCGGCGACGCTCGTCAAGAGGCCGGCCATGAACTCGACGGGGTAGTTGGCCTTCAGGTAAGCCGTCTGGTAAGCGATCAGGGCATAGGCAGCCGAATGGCTCTTGTTGAAGCCGTAACCAGCAAAAAACTCCATCAAGTCGAAAATGTCGCCAGCCGTCTTTTCGGAAATGTGATGGGCGGCGCAGCCTTCAACAAACTGCTGGCGCAGTCCGGCGATGACGTCGGGCTTTTTTTTGCCCATGGCGCGCCGCAGCATGTCGGCTTCGCCGAGGGTGAAGCCGGCCAGTTCGCTGGCGATGCGCATGACCTGTTCCTGGTAGAGGATGACGCCGTAGGTGTCCTTCAGGATCGGTTCGAGGGCCGGGTGGAGATACTGGACCGTCGTCTGCCCGTGTTTGCGGCGGATGAAATCGTCCACCATGCCCGATTGAAGGGGGCCCGGTCGGTAGAGGGCCACCAAGGCGATGATGTCATCGAAGCTGTTCGGCTTCAGTTCCCGCAGGATCGCCCGCAGCCCCGAGCTTTCCAATTGAAAGACGCCGAGGCTGTCGGCGCGGCTTAGCAGTTGAAAAGTTTTCGGATCATCGAGAGGCAGGTCCTTGAGTTTTAGTTGCAGGCCGCGGGATCGGCGAATCTTATCGATCACATCGCCGATCAGGGTGAGCGTCTTTAACCCCAAAAGATCCATTTTTAAAAGGCCGATCTCTTCAACGGTGTCT from Heliomicrobium modesticaldum Ice1 encodes the following:
- a CDS encoding DNA polymerase III subunit alpha — translated: MNSQNHTRAKANRRFVHLHVHSEYSLLDGAARIDKLVDRAAELDMPALAITDHGVMYGVIEFYKKAKARGVKPIIGCEVYVASRTMLDRDPQKDSDQHHLVLLAKDIEGYRNLTALVSQAHTEGFYYKPRVDHDRLARHSKGLIALSACLAGEIPRLLLNSQERQARERAAFYRDIFGCDNYYIELQDHDIPAQKQVNRSLIRLAGELGLGLVATNDVHYVERKDAYIQDVLLCIQMGKTLQDTERMKFDGAEFYLKSAREMAMLFGEVPEALFNSLAIAEACDLQFDFSKQHLPAYPIPDEPAFIQWRREHERAPWPGLPWGDAEQYLTYLCSQGMTWRGCAKRDDYRRRLAFELQTICRMGFAGYFLIVQDFCAFARREGILVGPGRGSAAGSLVAYVLGITDIDPIEYNLLFERFLNPERISMPDIDIDFDFVRRSEVIDYVVHKYGSDRVAQIITFGTMAARAAVRDVGRVLNLPLADVDKVAKAIPAELGMTIEKAIEISPELRALCQDQRISHLVETARAIEGMPRHASTHAAGVVIAPSPLIDYLPVQRGADGGVTTQFPKDTVEEIGLLKMDLLGLKTLTLIGDVIDKIRRSRGLQLKLKDLPLDDPKTFQLLSRADSLGVFQLESSGLRAILRELKPNSFDDIIALVALYRPGPLQSGMVDDFIRRKHGQTTVQYLHPALEPILKDTYGVILYQEQVMRIASELAGFTLGEADMLRRAMGKKKPDVIAGLRQQFVEGCAAHHISEKTAGDIFDLMEFFAGYGFNKSHSAAYALIAYQTAYLKANYPVEFMAGLLTSVADSSEKVAQYVDECQRLGIRVLPPDVNASEIDFSVVADPLTGGLQIRFGLAAVKNVGRGAIDAILLARETGGPFTSLDDFCTRIDNRQANRRVLESLIKAGALSSLGKRRPLLQILDKCMEVAARRQRDLATGQMNLFDFGGFGGEGGRGEPFEAGALSDFSGFSSGLSAETAVPLPEIADFPHREILAMEKELLGIYFSGHPLEELRPWLEQQISMTIARIQPDNDQQKVKLGGVIHALRRTTTKKGQLMAYFTLEDWSGGVDVLVFPRTFEKCAEKIQDDAAVIVEGKIHYEEENKRIFCENLWAIDPALREKKVVEGKPNGETRQPVLHLWIPEASTDMAAREKLDAICRAHAGSTPVQLNFLVDRKVVPKAVGVTLSPALRSALKAHFREIRMKIVWE